Proteins co-encoded in one Lysobacter solisilvae genomic window:
- a CDS encoding HutD/Ves family protein: MLESDVRRSWVIPANEYRRERWRNQQGWTREIHRAPADGDWSWRLSIAEIERDSAFSSFPGVDRELVLLSGNGVRLRFDDGEVHDLLPPHDKLRFQGERGVTGELIDGPTHDFNLMWRREKVSAELWHRPLVGPMVIFADAGATWAVHLLAGRVRFADESGLLPMEAGDTAIFQAGPDHRLRHVIEGGGELLVVRVQPRIPSG; encoded by the coding sequence ATGCTCGAATCCGACGTCCGCCGGTCCTGGGTCATTCCCGCCAACGAATATCGCCGCGAACGCTGGCGCAACCAGCAGGGCTGGACCCGCGAAATCCATCGGGCTCCCGCCGACGGCGACTGGAGTTGGCGCCTGTCGATTGCCGAAATCGAACGTGATTCGGCGTTTTCATCTTTCCCGGGCGTGGATCGCGAGCTGGTGCTGCTGTCGGGCAACGGCGTGCGCCTGCGCTTCGACGATGGCGAGGTCCACGACCTGCTGCCACCGCACGACAAGCTCAGGTTCCAGGGCGAGCGGGGCGTCACCGGTGAATTGATCGACGGTCCGACGCACGATTTCAACCTCATGTGGCGGCGGGAGAAGGTCAGCGCCGAACTCTGGCACCGGCCGCTGGTGGGGCCGATGGTGATCTTCGCCGATGCCGGCGCGACCTGGGCCGTGCACCTGCTGGCAGGCCGGGTCCGGTTTGCCGACGAGTCTGGCCTGTTGCCGATGGAAGCCGGCGACACCGCCATCTTCCAGGCCGGGCCGGACCATCGCCTGCGGCACGTGATAGAAGGCGGCGGCGAACTGCTGGTGGTGCGGGTCCAACCGCGCATTCCCAGCGGTTGA
- a CDS encoding M20 family metallopeptidase, with product MDSRKIEQFVAAKWDEEIVPQLVEYIRIPNKSPMFDADWVAHGYMDAAVALMEKWARAQTIPGMVLEVVRLEGRTPLIFIEIPASNGGSDEDCIILYGHLDKQPEMTGWDDDLGPWKPVIKGDRLYGRGGADDGYAIFGSLTAIMALQEQGLPHSRCVVLIEACEESGSYDLPAYVDHLAARIGKPSLVVCLDSGCGNYEQLWCTTSLRGLAGGNFTVKVLDEGVHSGDASGIVPSSFRLVRQLLSRIEDEDTGRILLDGLHAEIPAERQAQAKEAARVLDTAVFDKFPLLPGMTPMASELNELVLNRTWRPALSVTGVDGMPPLSSAGNVLRPFTSVKLSLRLPPTLDGRKAGDLLKHELERDPPNGAQVMLDLEKASTGWNAPAMSPWLEQAIDTGSREFFGQPAMYMGEGGTIPFMGMLGEKFPGAQFMITGVLGPHSNAHGPNEFLHIPMGKRVTACVSRVIAAHHEASQRGETRGVAAVAGGEQHGDHGCC from the coding sequence ATGGACAGCCGCAAGATCGAGCAGTTCGTCGCCGCCAAATGGGACGAGGAAATCGTTCCGCAACTCGTCGAGTACATCCGCATCCCCAACAAGTCGCCCATGTTCGACGCCGACTGGGTCGCCCATGGCTACATGGATGCCGCGGTGGCGCTGATGGAGAAGTGGGCGCGGGCGCAGACGATCCCGGGCATGGTGCTGGAGGTGGTGCGGCTGGAGGGGCGCACGCCGCTGATCTTCATCGAGATCCCGGCCAGCAACGGCGGCAGCGACGAGGATTGCATCATCCTCTACGGGCATCTGGACAAGCAGCCCGAGATGACCGGCTGGGACGACGACCTCGGCCCGTGGAAGCCGGTGATCAAGGGGGATCGTCTCTACGGCCGTGGCGGCGCGGACGACGGCTACGCGATCTTCGGCTCGCTGACCGCGATCATGGCGCTGCAGGAGCAGGGCCTGCCCCACTCGCGTTGCGTGGTGCTGATCGAGGCGTGCGAGGAATCGGGCAGTTACGACCTGCCGGCCTACGTCGACCACCTGGCCGCCCGCATCGGCAAGCCGTCGCTGGTGGTGTGCCTGGACTCGGGCTGCGGCAACTACGAGCAGCTGTGGTGCACGACGTCGCTGCGCGGGCTGGCCGGCGGCAACTTCACCGTCAAGGTCCTGGATGAAGGCGTCCATTCGGGCGACGCCTCCGGCATCGTGCCCTCCAGCTTCCGCCTGGTCCGCCAGCTGCTCTCGCGCATCGAGGACGAGGATACCGGCCGCATCCTGCTGGACGGGCTGCACGCGGAAATCCCCGCCGAGCGCCAAGCGCAGGCGAAGGAAGCCGCGCGCGTGCTCGATACGGCGGTGTTCGACAAGTTCCCGCTGCTGCCGGGCATGACGCCGATGGCGTCGGAGCTCAACGAACTGGTGCTCAACCGCACCTGGCGTCCGGCGCTGTCGGTGACGGGCGTGGACGGCATGCCGCCGCTGTCGTCGGCCGGCAACGTGCTCCGGCCCTTCACTTCGGTGAAGCTGTCGCTGCGGTTGCCGCCGACGCTCGATGGGCGCAAGGCCGGCGACCTGCTCAAGCACGAGCTCGAGCGCGACCCGCCCAATGGCGCCCAGGTGATGCTCGACCTGGAAAAGGCGAGTACCGGCTGGAATGCGCCGGCGATGTCGCCCTGGCTGGAACAGGCCATCGACACGGGCAGCCGTGAGTTCTTCGGTCAGCCCGCGATGTACATGGGCGAAGGCGGCACGATCCCGTTCATGGGCATGCTGGGCGAGAAGTTCCCCGGAGCGCAGTTCATGATCACCGGCGTGCTCGGCCCGCATTCCAATGCGCACGGCCCCAACGAGTTCCTGCACATCCCGATGGGCAAGCGCGTCACCGCTTGCGTTTCGCGGGTGATCGCCGCGCACCACGAGGCCAGCCAGCGGGGCGAAACCCGCGGCGTGGCGGCGGTGGCCGGCGGCGAGCAGCACGGCGACCACGGCTGCTGCTGA
- a CDS encoding PepSY-associated TM helix domain-containing protein, whose translation MNATTATPAELARRRSNTTYRFVRQLHLWIGAWGALAAIIYGFTGLVMNNRFGDNAWPQGKTEEAGRIELAVPATARATPEELSLWLRQTQGLDAQVIRKGGKDKKGPMKWSFSGGTASDSWSVEYAPGSDKAEVKRASHSFLAAIGRLHKGSGGGWLWNLLADSFAIGMLLLGLSGIWMWARGRTAKDMIASIFGLSALILAAVLIPALV comes from the coding sequence ATGAACGCCACGACCGCCACGCCCGCCGAACTCGCCCGCCGCCGCAGCAACACCACCTACCGCTTCGTGCGCCAGCTGCATCTGTGGATCGGCGCGTGGGGCGCGCTGGCCGCGATCATCTACGGCTTCACCGGGCTGGTGATGAACAACCGCTTCGGCGACAACGCCTGGCCACAGGGCAAGACCGAAGAGGCTGGCCGCATCGAACTGGCCGTACCGGCCACCGCCAGGGCCACCCCGGAAGAACTGTCGCTGTGGCTGCGCCAGACCCAGGGACTGGATGCGCAGGTGATCCGCAAGGGCGGCAAGGACAAGAAGGGCCCGATGAAGTGGAGTTTCAGCGGCGGCACGGCAAGTGATTCGTGGTCGGTGGAATATGCGCCCGGCAGCGACAAGGCCGAGGTCAAGCGTGCCAGCCACTCGTTCCTGGCTGCGATCGGGCGCCTCCACAAGGGGAGCGGCGGCGGCTGGTTGTGGAATCTGCTGGCCGACAGCTTTGCCATCGGCATGCTGCTGCTGGGTCTGTCGGGCATCTGGATGTGGGCCCGCGGCCGTACGGCGAAGGACATGATCGCCAGCATCTTCGGCCTGTCCGCGTTGATCCTGGCGGCGGTGCTGATCCCGGCGCTGGTGTGA
- a CDS encoding ComEA family DNA-binding protein, whose product MNAFATLLKSLTLTLLLSGAAFAADRVNINTADAATIDRVLLNIGPSKAEAIVAYRKANGAFKSADQLALVKGIGLKTIEKNRDRIVFAGGAAPPAAKKGPAPAARAAKR is encoded by the coding sequence ATGAACGCGTTCGCCACCCTGCTCAAGTCCCTGACCCTCACCCTGCTGCTCTCGGGCGCCGCCTTCGCGGCGGACCGGGTCAACATCAACACGGCCGACGCGGCCACCATCGACCGGGTCCTGCTCAACATCGGCCCCAGCAAGGCCGAGGCGATCGTGGCCTACCGCAAGGCCAACGGTGCCTTCAAGAGCGCCGACCAACTGGCCCTGGTCAAGGGCATCGGGCTGAAGACCATCGAGAAGAACCGCGACCGCATCGTCTTCGCCGGGGGCGCGGCGCCGCCCGCGGCGAAGAAGGGCCCGGCACCCGCGGCCCGCGCCGCCAAACGCTGA
- the cysN gene encoding sulfate adenylyltransferase subunit CysN produces the protein MNAERNASAAVAAYLQQHETRGLLRFITCGSVDDGKSTLIGRLLVETRGLFDDQLAALDGDSRRHGTQGDAIDYALLLDGLQAEREQGITIDVAYRFFGIQHRRFIVADCPGHEQYTRNMATGASTADLAVVLVDARKGLLTQTRRHSYIAALLGIRHVLLAVNKMDLVEYDQAVFEGIRESYGVLAGQLGIDHVTAIPLSALEGDNLLLRSPNTPWYQGPSVIEHLEGVQIQPHGRDVGFRLPVQWVNRPHQDFRGFVGTIASGAVKPGDEVVALPSGRRSRVARVIAAGGDDATAASADQAVTLTLTDELDISRGDVIASAAQPAQVADQFAAHLLWMGDQPLLPGRPYWLRIGTRKVSASVTEIKHRIDVNTQEQLAAKHLGLNEVGYCNLHLDQPVAFEAYVDNRALGGFILIDRQTNATVGAGTLDFALRRAGNIHWQHVDVDKAARARSKAQVPRCAWFTGLSGSGKSSIANLVEKRLHAMGHHCYILDGDNVRHGLNKDLGFTDEDRVENIRRVAEVARLMVDAGLIVLVSFISPFRAERRMARALFDVDEFIEVFVSTPLEVAEGRDVKGLYAKARAGSIPNFTGIDSPYEVPERAELVLDTVEQTPEALAQLVIDRLLE, from the coding sequence ATGAACGCCGAACGCAACGCATCGGCTGCGGTGGCTGCCTATCTGCAACAGCACGAGACGCGCGGGTTGCTGCGCTTCATCACCTGCGGCAGCGTGGACGATGGCAAGAGCACGCTGATCGGACGCCTGCTGGTGGAAACCCGCGGCCTGTTCGACGACCAGCTGGCCGCGCTGGATGGCGACAGCCGCCGCCATGGCACCCAGGGCGACGCCATCGACTACGCGCTCCTGCTCGACGGCCTGCAGGCCGAGCGCGAGCAGGGCATCACCATCGACGTGGCCTACCGGTTCTTCGGCATCCAGCACCGGAGGTTCATCGTCGCCGACTGCCCCGGCCACGAGCAGTACACGCGCAACATGGCCACCGGCGCATCGACGGCGGACCTCGCGGTGGTGCTGGTCGATGCGCGCAAGGGCCTGCTCACTCAGACCCGCCGGCACAGCTACATCGCCGCGCTGCTGGGCATCCGGCACGTGCTGCTGGCGGTCAACAAGATGGACCTGGTGGAATACGACCAGGCGGTGTTCGAGGGAATCCGCGAAAGCTACGGCGTACTGGCCGGCCAGCTGGGCATCGACCATGTCACCGCCATTCCACTGTCCGCGCTGGAAGGCGACAACCTGCTCCTGCGCTCGCCGAACACGCCCTGGTACCAGGGGCCCAGCGTGATCGAGCACCTCGAGGGCGTGCAGATACAGCCGCATGGACGCGACGTCGGCTTCCGCCTGCCGGTGCAGTGGGTGAACCGCCCGCACCAGGATTTCCGCGGGTTCGTCGGCACGATCGCATCCGGCGCGGTGAAGCCGGGAGACGAGGTCGTCGCGCTGCCTTCGGGCCGCCGCTCGCGCGTGGCGCGCGTGATCGCGGCCGGTGGGGATGATGCGACTGCCGCCTCGGCGGACCAGGCGGTCACGCTCACGCTGACCGACGAACTCGACATCAGTCGTGGCGACGTGATTGCCTCGGCCGCGCAGCCGGCCCAGGTCGCCGACCAGTTCGCCGCGCATTTGCTGTGGATGGGCGACCAGCCATTGCTGCCGGGCCGGCCGTACTGGCTGCGGATCGGCACGCGCAAGGTGAGTGCGAGTGTCACCGAGATCAAGCACCGCATCGACGTCAACACGCAGGAGCAGCTCGCCGCCAAGCACCTGGGCCTCAACGAGGTCGGTTACTGCAACCTGCACCTGGACCAGCCCGTTGCGTTCGAAGCCTACGTCGACAACCGGGCGCTGGGCGGCTTCATCCTGATCGATCGCCAGACCAACGCGACCGTGGGCGCGGGAACCCTGGACTTCGCCCTGCGCCGCGCCGGCAACATCCATTGGCAGCACGTGGATGTCGACAAGGCCGCGCGCGCCCGCAGCAAGGCGCAGGTGCCGCGCTGCGCGTGGTTTACGGGGCTCTCCGGTTCGGGCAAGTCCTCCATCGCCAACCTGGTCGAGAAGCGTCTGCACGCGATGGGGCACCACTGCTACATCCTGGACGGCGACAACGTCCGCCACGGTCTCAACAAGGACCTGGGCTTCACCGACGAGGATCGGGTGGAGAACATCCGGCGCGTGGCCGAAGTGGCGCGCCTGATGGTCGATGCCGGCCTCATCGTGCTGGTCAGCTTCATCTCGCCGTTCCGCGCCGAGCGCCGCATGGCGCGCGCGCTGTTCGACGTGGACGAGTTCATCGAGGTGTTCGTCTCCACGCCGCTGGAAGTGGCTGAAGGACGCGACGTGAAAGGCCTGTACGCCAAGGCCCGCGCCGGCAGCATCCCGAATTTCACCGGCATCGATTCGCCCTACGAAGTGCCCGAACGCGCGGAGCTGGTGCTGGATACCGTCGAGCAGACGCCCGAAGCGCTGGCGCAGCTGGTCATCGATCGCCTGTTGGAATAA
- a CDS encoding Fe2+-dependent dioxygenase — protein sequence MLLQVPQVLSQEQVAEFRRALDQAEWADGRITAGYQSAQAKHNQQLPEDSPVAQQLGDVVLQALQRSPLFISAALPLKVFPPLFNRYEGGQSFGSHVDNAIRQVRGTPHRIRTDLSATLFLSAPDEYDGGELVVEDTYGLHNVKLPAGDLVLYPASSLHLVRPVTRGARVASFFWIQSMVRDDGERTLLYDLDRATQQVHRDLPDSPAAVQLTGIYHNLLRRWADT from the coding sequence ATGCTGCTGCAGGTACCCCAGGTTCTAAGCCAGGAACAGGTCGCCGAGTTCCGACGGGCACTGGACCAGGCCGAATGGGCCGACGGCCGCATCACGGCGGGTTACCAGTCGGCGCAGGCCAAGCACAACCAGCAACTGCCGGAGGACTCACCGGTGGCGCAGCAGCTGGGCGACGTGGTCCTGCAGGCGCTGCAGCGATCGCCACTGTTCATCTCCGCGGCGCTGCCGTTGAAGGTTTTCCCGCCGCTGTTCAACCGCTACGAAGGCGGCCAGTCCTTCGGCAGCCATGTCGACAACGCCATCCGCCAGGTACGCGGCACGCCCCACCGCATCCGCACCGACCTGTCGGCGACGCTGTTTCTGAGCGCGCCGGACGAATACGACGGCGGCGAACTGGTGGTCGAGGACACGTACGGCCTGCACAACGTCAAACTGCCGGCCGGCGACCTGGTGCTGTATCCGGCCAGCAGCCTGCATCTGGTCCGCCCGGTGACGCGCGGTGCGCGCGTGGCCTCGTTCTTCTGGATCCAGAGCATGGTGCGCGACGACGGCGAACGCACGCTGTTGTATGACCTTGACCGCGCCACCCAGCAGGTCCACCGCGACCTGCCCGATTCACCCGCAGCCGTGCAGCTGACCGGCATCTATCACAACCTCCTGCGGCGCTGGGCCGACACCTGA